One segment of Terriglobia bacterium DNA contains the following:
- a CDS encoding DegT/DnrJ/EryC1/StrS family aminotransferase produces MTVPILDLKAQYATIKDEIQAAINSVLENQHFILGPEVKALEKEIAEYCGAKYAVGVASGTDALILGLRACGVGPGDEVIVPSFTFIATADAVSLLGGEPVFADIDPDTYNLDPKAVERRITRRTKAIVPVHLYGQSADMDPILDLAKAHHLKVVEDTAQAIGATYKGRKTASMGDVGCISFFPSKNLGGYGDGGMVVTNSEEVARHLASLRAHGSTKKYLSDEQGWNSRLDELQAAILRVKLRHLDQWSIQRREAARRYDALLQGLPSVVTPKRNGFGDHVFHQYTVQVPQRDQMQKRLAEAGVTTMVYYPHAIHLQPIYASLGYREGDLPVTEAVCKKVFSLPMFPELTPEQSEYVSNALARALEG; encoded by the coding sequence ATGACAGTGCCCATCCTGGACCTGAAGGCGCAATACGCCACCATTAAGGATGAAATCCAGGCTGCGATCAACAGCGTCCTTGAAAACCAGCATTTCATCCTGGGCCCGGAAGTAAAGGCCCTGGAAAAAGAGATTGCCGAGTATTGCGGCGCCAAGTATGCCGTGGGTGTGGCCTCAGGGACTGACGCCCTCATCCTCGGTCTGCGCGCTTGCGGCGTGGGCCCCGGCGATGAAGTCATTGTTCCATCGTTTACTTTCATCGCCACCGCCGATGCAGTCAGCCTGCTGGGCGGCGAGCCGGTCTTTGCCGATATTGATCCCGACACCTACAATCTTGATCCCAAGGCCGTGGAGCGGCGCATCACCCGCAGGACCAAAGCCATTGTCCCCGTCCATCTTTACGGCCAGTCGGCGGACATGGACCCCATCCTGGACCTAGCCAAAGCCCATCACCTGAAAGTGGTGGAAGATACCGCGCAGGCCATCGGCGCCACCTATAAAGGACGCAAGACCGCCTCCATGGGCGACGTAGGCTGCATCAGCTTCTTCCCCAGCAAGAACCTGGGTGGTTACGGCGACGGCGGCATGGTCGTCACCAACTCTGAGGAAGTTGCCCGGCATCTGGCTTCGCTGCGCGCGCACGGCAGCACCAAAAAATATCTCAGTGACGAACAGGGTTGGAACAGCCGTCTGGACGAACTGCAAGCCGCCATTCTGCGCGTGAAACTCCGCCATCTTGACCAGTGGAGCATTCAGCGCCGCGAAGCCGCCCGCCGCTATGACGCGCTGCTGCAAGGGCTGCCCAGTGTCGTCACGCCCAAGCGCAACGGCTTCGGCGACCACGTTTTCCATCAGTACACCGTGCAGGTTCCGCAGCGTGACCAGATGCAGAAACGCCTGGCGGAAGCCGGCGTCACTACCATGGTCTATTACCCGCATGCAATTCACCTGCAGCCGATCTACGCGTCCCTGGGCTATCGCGAAGGCGACCTTCCGGTGACCGAAGCGGTCTGCAAAAAGGTATTTTCGCTGCCCATGTTCCCTGAACTCACGCCGGAGCAGAGCGAATACGTGAGCAACGCCTTGGCGCGCGCGCTTGAAGGATAA
- a CDS encoding alpha/beta hydrolase, with protein sequence MPYIEVGKENSGTIDIYYEDQGKGKPVVLVHGWPLSGRSWEKQTAALLDAGYRVIAYDRRGFGYSSRPASGYDYDTFAEDLDKLLDKINLHDVTLVGFSMGGGEVARFLGNYGSVRVSKAVFIASIPPFLLKTPDNPEGVDGSVFEGIRKGIIADRPAFLSQFLANFYNVDVLGGKRISDQVVQMSWNVAAGASPIGTLECVSAWLTDFRNDLKRIEIPTLVIHGDSDRILPLAATGKRTAELVKGSKLVVIEGGPHGLTWTHADEVNAALLEFIGQKASKGQVA encoded by the coding sequence ATGCCATATATTGAAGTCGGCAAAGAAAACTCGGGCACCATTGATATCTACTATGAGGACCAGGGCAAAGGTAAGCCGGTGGTGCTGGTTCACGGCTGGCCGCTGAGCGGACGCTCCTGGGAAAAGCAGACAGCGGCGCTGCTGGATGCGGGTTATCGGGTGATCGCCTATGACCGCCGGGGATTCGGCTACTCGAGCAGGCCGGCTTCGGGCTACGACTATGACACTTTCGCCGAGGACCTGGACAAGCTGCTGGACAAGATCAACCTGCATGACGTAACGCTGGTCGGCTTTTCCATGGGCGGCGGCGAAGTGGCGCGCTTTCTCGGCAATTACGGAAGCGTGCGCGTAAGCAAAGCGGTTTTCATCGCGTCCATTCCGCCATTCCTGCTCAAGACGCCGGACAACCCTGAAGGCGTGGACGGCAGCGTGTTCGAGGGAATCAGGAAAGGGATCATCGCCGACCGTCCGGCGTTCCTCTCTCAGTTCCTGGCAAACTTCTACAACGTGGACGTGTTGGGCGGCAAGCGCATCAGCGACCAGGTGGTGCAGATGAGTTGGAACGTCGCCGCCGGCGCTTCCCCTATCGGCACCCTGGAATGCGTTTCCGCGTGGCTGACCGACTTCCGCAACGATCTCAAGCGCATCGAGATTCCAACGCTGGTCATTCACGGCGACTCAGACCGGATTCTGCCGCTCGCGGCCACGGGCAAACGCACCGCCGAACTGGTGAAAGGCAGCAAGCTGGTGGTGATCGAAGGCGGCCCGCACGGCCTGACGTGGACCCATGCGGATGAAGTGAACGCCGCGTTGCTGGAGTTCATCGGGCAAAAAGCCAGCAAGGGACAGGTGGCGTAA
- a CDS encoding TIGR03013 family PEP-CTERM/XrtA system glycosyltransferase, with protein sequence MAETGLNLGGEMNQGTTAAPYVREKFKLLNRSYGSTLVRIGAHHVPRRSLILAASESFLIMFALAAATALRFVNLRTALEYLSQPENWLRFALVTVVCQLSLYYNDLYETRAVSTRGLRLVRAFAAMGIALLVLSFLYYLIPAVRLERGIAMLAAAVALPLLVVWRLSLDKSKVFTRPLERILVLGTGRSGINLAAEILRRPELQYKVVGFLDERATGESRIFVTPGILGTVNDVEEVVAREDVDRVVISLGERRGVMPFRQLATLKLQGLPIEDCLSLYERLTGRISLEQLQPSWLIMGDGFRKSRIVRAAKRISDIVVSLLAILLTFPLMVAVALAIAIEDGWPVVFKQDRVGLGGHSFKVFKFRSMRKGSEKAAPSWTADGDPRITRVGNFIRKFRLDELPQLFNILRGEMSVVGPRPEVPFFCELLEREIPFFNQRHSVRPGLTGWAQVKYQYGASLEQAKTKFEYDLFYIKHLSFMFDLTIILETVKVVLTGKGGK encoded by the coding sequence GTGGCTGAAACTGGACTCAACCTGGGCGGTGAAATGAATCAAGGAACAACTGCGGCTCCGTACGTGCGGGAAAAATTCAAGTTGCTCAACCGCAGCTACGGCAGCACCCTGGTGCGCATCGGCGCGCATCACGTGCCGCGGCGCAGCCTGATCCTGGCGGCCAGTGAAAGTTTCCTGATCATGTTCGCCCTGGCCGCAGCCACCGCCTTGCGGTTCGTCAACCTGCGCACCGCTCTCGAGTACCTTTCCCAGCCGGAGAACTGGCTGCGCTTTGCCCTGGTCACCGTGGTCTGCCAGCTCTCGCTCTACTACAACGACCTCTATGAGACCCGCGCGGTCAGCACGCGCGGCCTGCGGCTGGTGCGGGCCTTTGCCGCCATGGGCATCGCGCTCCTGGTGCTGTCATTCCTCTATTACCTGATTCCCGCCGTCCGGCTGGAGCGCGGAATCGCCATGCTGGCTGCGGCCGTCGCACTGCCGTTGCTGGTGGTTTGGCGACTGAGCCTGGACAAGAGCAAGGTCTTCACCCGTCCGCTGGAACGCATCCTGGTCCTGGGCACGGGACGCAGCGGAATCAATCTGGCCGCTGAGATCCTGCGCCGTCCCGAGTTGCAATACAAAGTTGTGGGGTTTCTCGACGAGCGCGCCACCGGCGAAAGCCGGATCTTTGTCACCCCGGGCATTCTCGGCACGGTGAATGACGTGGAAGAAGTTGTTGCCCGCGAAGACGTGGACCGCGTCGTCATCTCGCTGGGCGAGCGCCGCGGCGTCATGCCCTTCCGCCAACTGGCCACGCTCAAGCTGCAAGGCCTGCCCATTGAAGATTGCCTGTCGCTTTACGAGCGTCTCACCGGACGCATCTCGCTGGAGCAGCTCCAACCCAGCTGGCTGATCATGGGCGATGGCTTCCGCAAGTCGCGCATAGTCCGCGCCGCCAAACGCATCTCCGACATTGTGGTTTCGTTGCTGGCCATTTTGCTGACGTTTCCCCTCATGGTAGCCGTGGCGCTGGCCATCGCCATCGAAGACGGCTGGCCGGTAGTCTTCAAGCAGGACCGCGTGGGCCTGGGCGGACACAGCTTCAAAGTCTTCAAGTTCCGCTCCATGCGCAAAGGCTCGGAGAAAGCCGCGCCCAGTTGGACCGCCGACGGCGATCCCCGCATCACCCGCGTGGGCAATTTCATCCGCAAGTTCCGCCTGGACGAACTGCCGCAGCTCTTCAACATCCTGCGCGGCGAAATGAGCGTGGTCGGCCCGCGTCCGGAGGTCCCGTTTTTCTGCGAACTGCTGGAGCGCGAGATCCCGTTCTTCAACCAGCGCCACAGCGTGCGTCCCGGACTCACCGGCTGGGCCCAGGTGAAGTACCAGTATGGCGCCAGCCTGGAACAGGCCAAGACCAAGTTCGAATATGACCTCTTCTACATCAAGCACCTGTCGTTCATGTTCGACCTCACCATCATCCTGGAGACGGTGAAAGTGGTGCTGACCGGCAAAGGCGGGAAGTAG
- a CDS encoding exosortase/archaeosortase family protein, giving the protein MARLRAEPFLLAMALTLAALSIAYLIVPGLSNLTPLLACAFLLTLLVQRLRSAPIPEPVGVAPVEDAPALLPASIISRWRVFLFLFLEAAVFLGIWFLPSSSAAHEPGFVSAAARYAVLLPPLVLLPWPAWLRSVRAYRAECLAALLALLTFFPHRAFMAAWPQYSQALGHAVYFLSRPFVAFLQYVPGATPTLAGPSLDVTILFGCSGLQAIKLFQILFALVLIVDWTRLNRRRALVGYAAGWAIALSANLVRIVLLVVLGNRLSPDLVIRLHFGAGWVFFAAVFSACLWLSYDWLCGRGSPLSASQEHSRLQVAPGAVE; this is encoded by the coding sequence GTGGCGCGGCTCCGGGCCGAGCCGTTTCTGCTCGCGATGGCCCTTACCCTGGCTGCGCTGAGCATCGCTTACCTGATTGTCCCCGGATTGAGCAACCTAACGCCTCTGCTGGCCTGCGCATTTCTGCTGACGCTTCTTGTCCAGCGGCTGCGCAGTGCTCCTATCCCAGAGCCCGTAGGTGTTGCACCCGTCGAAGACGCGCCTGCTCTTCTGCCGGCTTCCATCATCAGCCGCTGGCGGGTTTTTCTTTTCTTGTTTCTCGAAGCCGCCGTCTTCCTGGGGATATGGTTCCTGCCCAGCTCGTCTGCCGCACATGAGCCGGGATTTGTTTCTGCCGCGGCCCGCTATGCCGTCCTGCTGCCTCCGCTGGTCTTGCTGCCGTGGCCTGCATGGTTGCGCTCGGTGCGCGCGTATCGCGCTGAATGTCTGGCGGCGTTGCTGGCGTTGCTCACGTTCTTCCCGCATCGCGCCTTCATGGCCGCATGGCCGCAGTATTCCCAGGCGCTGGGACACGCGGTGTATTTTCTCTCGCGCCCGTTCGTCGCCTTCCTGCAATACGTGCCGGGCGCAACGCCCACTCTGGCTGGCCCCAGCCTGGACGTAACGATTCTATTCGGCTGCAGCGGCCTGCAAGCCATCAAGCTGTTTCAGATCCTGTTTGCGCTGGTGCTGATCGTGGACTGGACAAGGCTCAACCGCCGCCGTGCTCTCGTTGGCTACGCGGCGGGTTGGGCGATCGCGCTCTCTGCGAACTTGGTCCGGATCGTGCTGCTGGTGGTCCTCGGCAACCGGCTCTCGCCTGATCTGGTCATCCGTCTTCACTTCGGCGCCGGATGGGTGTTCTTCGCCGCGGTCTTCTCTGCTTGTCTGTGGCTGTCTTATGACTGGCTGTGCGGACGCGGCAGCCCACTCAGCGCGTCCCAAGAACACAGCCGCTTGCAGGTCGCACCTGGCGCGGTCGAGTAG
- a CDS encoding KAP family NTPase: protein MKAAVLDILIVWVRVLPAQQAMTDRCVTHLLPDDPTTHDVFGSHQRVASAIAELIKSEKVGKTVAITGSWGCGKSSVLRMVRQDLSQVADVFIFDAWAHEGDPLRRTFLERLIDFLWPDKPDQEVEQLKKDLLLRKKTKDDTATPVLTMEAKVVGLSLLMVPAGLAMFAAMVRIQKVSWDYLSLGLLLALLPIVILVLLTLGAGLRSVVLSLKVRISWRFLVPLTSTAVAILGVIAYRNRGPLISVLRLLLSHWAIGLICMLAALAVIMSAILRSTATFANIFPLLLNRTVTTSRSESVESVDPSSVEFQRWFASIVDIYKRSSKTNRLVIAIDNLDRVDPGMALQLWSTMRTFFEFDFDDNPWARCIWLLAAFDVNALRRLWPSSDGSAEAFVKKTFQISFAVPPLVLLKRDDFLLKQLRAAFPFHNDPQFQKVILLYGLEHIGEVSTPREITNFVNSVGSIHRQWFDDIPLVQQAQYVIAASASDGADVTNVLTAAAAPPESPEEIVGTDWRDALAAIHFSVPIADAAHVFMSGPLVKQPDHR, encoded by the coding sequence GTGAAAGCGGCTGTTCTCGATATACTCATCGTGTGGGTGCGCGTCCTACCCGCCCAACAAGCAATGACAGATCGTTGTGTCACCCATCTACTGCCGGACGACCCCACTACGCATGACGTGTTCGGTTCTCACCAGCGCGTTGCCTCCGCGATTGCGGAGTTGATCAAGTCTGAGAAAGTTGGGAAAACGGTAGCTATTACTGGCTCCTGGGGTTGCGGCAAATCCAGTGTGCTGCGTATGGTTCGACAGGATTTGAGCCAAGTTGCTGACGTCTTTATCTTTGACGCCTGGGCGCACGAAGGGGATCCTTTACGGCGAACGTTTCTGGAGCGGCTGATTGACTTTTTATGGCCCGATAAACCTGATCAAGAAGTTGAGCAACTTAAGAAAGATCTCCTGCTACGTAAGAAAACGAAGGATGATACGGCGACTCCCGTCCTGACAATGGAAGCTAAAGTCGTGGGTCTTTCATTGCTTATGGTACCGGCAGGGCTCGCGATGTTCGCGGCGATGGTTAGGATACAGAAGGTATCGTGGGATTACCTAAGCCTGGGCCTATTACTAGCCCTGCTGCCGATAGTCATATTAGTGCTATTGACTCTTGGGGCGGGTCTTCGCTCGGTTGTGCTGTCTCTAAAGGTACGAATCTCATGGCGGTTCCTGGTCCCGCTGACAAGTACGGCCGTTGCAATCCTCGGGGTGATTGCCTACCGGAATAGAGGTCCCCTGATTTCAGTCCTCAGGTTGCTTTTATCGCACTGGGCAATCGGATTGATATGCATGTTGGCAGCTCTTGCGGTCATCATGTCCGCAATCTTACGGTCGACGGCCACTTTTGCAAATATATTTCCGCTTTTACTTAACCGAACTGTCACTACAAGTCGATCAGAATCAGTCGAATCCGTAGATCCTTCTTCTGTAGAGTTTCAGCGCTGGTTTGCTTCTATCGTGGACATCTACAAACGCAGCAGCAAGACCAACCGGCTTGTGATAGCGATTGATAACTTGGATCGCGTAGATCCTGGCATGGCACTCCAGCTTTGGTCTACGATGCGAACATTTTTCGAGTTTGATTTCGATGACAACCCCTGGGCTAGGTGTATCTGGCTTCTAGCGGCTTTTGATGTAAATGCCCTCCGCCGACTTTGGCCAAGCTCTGACGGTTCAGCTGAAGCCTTCGTCAAAAAGACATTTCAAATCTCTTTTGCTGTGCCGCCTTTAGTGCTACTCAAACGAGATGACTTTCTTCTGAAACAGCTCAGGGCAGCGTTTCCATTCCACAACGACCCGCAATTCCAGAAAGTGATTCTGTTGTACGGTCTGGAACACATTGGTGAAGTCTCAACTCCGAGAGAAATCACCAACTTCGTCAATTCTGTTGGCTCTATTCACCGGCAATGGTTCGACGATATCCCCTTGGTGCAACAAGCCCAATACGTCATAGCTGCCAGCGCCAGCGACGGTGCCGATGTCACAAATGTTCTCACCGCCGCTGCCGCACCTCCTGAGAGTCCCGAGGAAATTGTCGGGACTGACTGGCGCGACGCCCTCGCGGCAATCCACTTCAGCGTGCCTATAGCCGATGCCGCCCATGTGTTCATGTCAGGGCCACTGGTTAAGCAGCCTGACCACAGGTGA
- a CDS encoding PAS domain-containing protein, producing MEIDSVCEAQIEGIPFARNVYPMWVFDKETLAFLEVNDAAVLQYGYSRSEFLTMKIIEIRPPEDVPELLRRTRVLRNTGPTTGAQWRHRSKRGAVFPVAITSWDLTFRGRPAELVLARRERSE from the coding sequence GTGGAGATAGACAGCGTGTGTGAGGCCCAGATAGAGGGCATTCCCTTTGCCAGGAATGTATATCCCATGTGGGTTTTCGACAAGGAAACCCTTGCCTTTCTTGAAGTAAATGATGCTGCAGTCCTGCAGTATGGCTATTCCCGCAGCGAATTCCTGACCATGAAGATCATCGAGATCCGTCCGCCGGAAGATGTACCGGAGTTACTTCGGCGAACCCGCGTTCTGCGAAACACCGGCCCAACCACAGGAGCGCAATGGCGCCACAGGAGCAAGCGCGGAGCGGTCTTTCCGGTAGCGATCACCAGTTGGGACCTGACTTTTCGGGGACGCCCCGCCGAACTCGTCCTGGCTCGAAGAGAAAGATCCGAGTAG
- a CDS encoding DUF1330 domain-containing protein has product MPVYAIAQLTITDRAVYDRYQSRFMGVMSRYQGRVLAADEHPQVIEGTWDREKVVLLSFPDEAAFREWAESPDYQEISKDRKGGSTAVVLLVKGFGGGG; this is encoded by the coding sequence ATGCCCGTCTACGCCATCGCCCAGTTGACCATCACTGACCGCGCCGTCTACGACCGCTACCAGTCGCGCTTCATGGGCGTGATGAGCCGCTACCAAGGACGCGTGCTCGCCGCCGACGAGCATCCTCAAGTCATTGAAGGCACGTGGGACCGCGAGAAGGTCGTGCTGCTCTCGTTCCCCGATGAAGCAGCGTTTCGCGAGTGGGCGGAATCGCCTGATTATCAGGAAATCTCCAAAGACCGCAAAGGCGGTTCAACAGCAGTGGTGCTGCTGGTAAAGGGATTCGGTGGCGGCGGTTAG
- a CDS encoding AAA family ATPase, with protein sequence MYSAFYGLTQEPFRLTPDPRFLHLAEPHRNTLRALLEGVSLRKGLQVSVGPIGTGKTTLLYCLQHILMHESSSKVPIRSAFVVNPTLSPDELLESLLDELEISAASATKPARLRALHELLLSCQRQSGVVLIIIDEAHLLSPELLEEVRLLLNTDNYPVPVLQVILCGQPELVPLLMKPQFAALRGRVAVVSKLRTLTLPETRAYIAERLHVAGLSKENPFTPPALEDIYRRARGTPRLINLLCDRALAAGFRRQERRITPDLVMEAVDDLTLTDDLLEVPETPPRAAPEPSAATAK encoded by the coding sequence ATGTATTCAGCCTTTTATGGTTTAACGCAGGAACCGTTTCGGCTTACTCCCGATCCCCGGTTTCTTCATCTGGCAGAGCCCCATCGCAACACGTTGCGGGCCCTGCTGGAAGGTGTTTCGCTGCGCAAAGGCCTCCAGGTTTCCGTGGGTCCCATCGGCACCGGCAAGACGACGTTGCTCTACTGCCTGCAGCACATTCTCATGCATGAATCGTCGTCCAAGGTGCCGATCCGTTCGGCGTTCGTGGTGAACCCGACTCTTAGCCCGGACGAGCTTTTGGAATCACTGCTGGACGAACTGGAGATCAGCGCTGCTTCGGCAACCAAGCCGGCGCGACTGCGGGCCTTACATGAGCTGTTGCTCTCCTGCCAGCGCCAAAGCGGTGTGGTGCTGATCATCATTGATGAAGCCCATCTACTCTCGCCGGAACTGTTGGAAGAGGTGCGGTTGCTGCTGAACACCGACAACTATCCTGTGCCGGTCCTGCAAGTGATCCTCTGCGGGCAGCCGGAGCTGGTGCCGCTGCTGATGAAACCGCAATTCGCGGCGCTGCGCGGACGCGTGGCCGTGGTCTCCAAGCTGCGCACGCTGACGCTGCCGGAGACACGTGCCTATATCGCGGAACGCCTGCACGTGGCCGGACTTTCCAAAGAGAACCCGTTCACTCCGCCGGCGCTGGAAGACATCTATCGGCGGGCCCGGGGCACGCCGCGCCTGATCAACCTGCTGTGCGACCGTGCGCTGGCGGCCGGGTTCCGCCGGCAAGAGCGCAGGATTACGCCTGATCTGGTCATGGAAGCGGTGGATGATCTCACCCTTACCGATGACCTGCTGGAAGTTCCTGAAACTCCGCCACGCGCGGCGCCGGAACCTTCCGCAGCGACGGCCAAATAA
- a CDS encoding CpsD/CapB family tyrosine-protein kinase, protein MSRFFNETRKPANVGSSTPAYTAVDVQDAVDAIKKGIHVTNGAGPANGKDVEPLFGTLPLSDEIVSQVAAGRLENCRKISLRRDNEKSFLAAQYNPAMQLAVEGYRMLRTRLVKRQTELGTRSMVISSAEQGEGKTLTSLNLALCYANIQNWPVLLVDTDLRTRGLSRLLGDPASPGLAKILEHGIANSSAILATDSPNLFFLPAGTAVTPAPELFSQDRWKEFVGWCAESFRLVIIDAPPVLGLTDFEVISAPCESVLLVVRSRKSNREALAKIRPQLDPQKLVGVVLNCSTDPSNKRYNRYGYGYGEGYGAKDTVETPI, encoded by the coding sequence ATGAGCAGATTTTTCAACGAAACTCGCAAACCTGCCAACGTGGGAAGCAGCACGCCAGCCTATACCGCAGTAGACGTCCAGGACGCTGTGGACGCGATCAAGAAAGGCATTCACGTTACCAACGGCGCGGGCCCGGCGAACGGCAAAGATGTGGAGCCGCTGTTCGGCACGCTGCCGCTTTCGGATGAAATTGTCTCGCAGGTGGCTGCGGGCCGGCTGGAAAACTGCCGGAAGATTTCCTTGCGTCGCGACAATGAGAAATCATTCCTGGCGGCGCAATACAATCCCGCCATGCAACTGGCGGTGGAAGGCTACCGCATGCTGCGCACGCGCCTGGTGAAGCGGCAAACCGAGCTGGGAACGCGCTCCATGGTGATCAGCAGCGCCGAACAAGGCGAAGGCAAGACGCTCACGTCGCTGAATCTGGCGCTGTGCTATGCCAACATACAGAACTGGCCGGTCCTGCTCGTAGATACTGATCTGCGCACCCGCGGACTCTCGCGCTTGCTGGGGGACCCCGCATCGCCGGGCCTGGCCAAGATACTGGAGCATGGAATTGCGAACTCCTCGGCGATCCTGGCCACAGATTCGCCGAACCTGTTCTTCTTGCCCGCCGGCACGGCGGTCACGCCGGCGCCGGAGTTGTTCTCCCAGGACCGCTGGAAGGAATTCGTGGGCTGGTGCGCTGAGTCTTTCCGCTTGGTCATTATTGATGCGCCGCCGGTGCTGGGCCTGACCGATTTCGAAGTGATCTCCGCGCCGTGCGAAAGCGTGCTGCTGGTGGTCCGCTCGCGCAAGAGCAACCGCGAGGCCCTGGCCAAGATACGTCCGCAGCTGGACCCGCAGAAATTGGTGGGCGTGGTGCTGAACTGCTCCACCGACCCCAGCAACAAGCGATACAACCGTTACGGCTATGGCTATGGCGAGGGATACGGGGCCAAGGACACGGTGGAAACGCCGATCTAG
- a CDS encoding DinB family protein, whose amino-acid sequence MSSQEPAITFRELLAYTDYLAQRWLNYFEQNPKALDVDVGGKTGTLRDLVAHVFLVEQFFANRVLGDPTPPPKEKPQAPPLEMLRGLHHDAQQKLAKYIASATDESLRQKQAFGPVSASNRKLLAQAMLHSVHHWAQVAMEVRQAGFPTEKPQDIIISPVMD is encoded by the coding sequence ATGAGCTCCCAAGAACCTGCCATCACTTTCCGCGAATTGCTGGCCTACACCGATTACCTGGCGCAGCGCTGGCTCAACTATTTTGAGCAAAACCCCAAGGCTTTGGATGTGGACGTGGGCGGGAAGACCGGGACGCTGCGCGATCTGGTGGCGCATGTGTTCCTGGTCGAGCAGTTTTTTGCGAACCGAGTGTTGGGTGATCCTACGCCGCCACCGAAGGAGAAGCCGCAAGCCCCGCCGCTGGAAATGCTGCGCGGCCTCCATCATGACGCCCAGCAGAAATTGGCGAAGTACATCGCATCGGCCACCGACGAAAGTCTGCGCCAGAAGCAGGCGTTTGGGCCGGTGTCGGCGTCAAACCGCAAGCTGTTGGCGCAGGCGATGTTGCACAGCGTCCACCACTGGGCGCAGGTGGCCATGGAAGTTCGCCAGGCCGGATTCCCCACGGAAAAGCCGCAGGACATCATCATCAGCCCGGTGATGGACTAA
- a CDS encoding nucleotide sugar dehydrogenase produces MTTTTHSSLQGTSFQGSAALLKSKVENRSAKIGIIGQGYVGLPLALLFSEQKFAITGFDVDQEKVKTLNSGGSYIVRIPATEIQAAQANGYKATADFAGIAQMDVVIIAVPTPLNDHHEPDLSYIIKTAENIAPYIHAGQMIILESTTYPGTTEELLIPILEKNPSGLKACRNGHASDKEFYVAFSPEREDPGNDTVARRDIPKVVGGFGATATEIACGVYGTIFNKTVPVSKPAVAEMTKLLENIYRCVNIALVNELKLLCMRMDINIWDVIAAASTKPFGFQPFYPGPGIGGHCIPLDPFYLSWKAKEYDFRTRFIELAGEINLSMPYHVVSTTLEALNKQKKTLNGSKVLVLGVSYKKDIDDLRESPSLTVIELLQKEGAEVFYNDPYFEYVGRGRKYDLQMHNTPLDNLAQYAAVLIVTDHSDYDYAKIVREASLVVDTRNATKGIEAENIVRC; encoded by the coding sequence ATGACTACTACTACTCATTCATCGTTACAGGGCACGTCGTTTCAAGGCAGTGCGGCGCTGCTTAAGAGCAAAGTCGAAAACCGCAGCGCGAAGATCGGGATCATTGGACAGGGCTACGTGGGTCTGCCGCTGGCGTTGTTGTTCAGCGAGCAGAAGTTCGCCATCACCGGGTTTGACGTGGACCAGGAAAAGGTCAAGACCCTGAACAGCGGCGGAAGCTACATCGTCCGCATTCCGGCCACGGAGATCCAGGCCGCGCAAGCCAACGGTTACAAAGCTACGGCCGATTTCGCCGGCATCGCGCAGATGGACGTTGTCATCATCGCCGTGCCCACGCCGCTCAATGACCATCATGAGCCGGACCTGAGCTACATCATCAAAACGGCGGAGAACATTGCTCCTTATATCCATGCCGGGCAGATGATCATCCTGGAAAGCACCACGTATCCCGGGACGACGGAAGAACTGCTGATCCCGATCCTGGAGAAGAATCCCAGCGGCCTGAAGGCTTGCCGCAACGGCCATGCGTCCGACAAAGAATTCTATGTGGCGTTCTCGCCGGAGCGCGAAGATCCGGGCAACGACACGGTAGCGCGCCGCGATATTCCGAAGGTTGTGGGCGGGTTCGGCGCCACAGCCACGGAGATTGCGTGCGGCGTGTACGGGACTATCTTCAACAAGACCGTGCCGGTGTCCAAACCGGCAGTGGCGGAGATGACCAAGCTGCTGGAAAACATCTATCGCTGCGTGAACATTGCGCTGGTGAACGAACTCAAGCTGCTGTGCATGCGCATGGACATCAACATCTGGGACGTGATCGCCGCGGCTTCCACCAAGCCGTTCGGCTTCCAGCCGTTCTATCCCGGGCCGGGCATCGGCGGGCACTGCATTCCGCTCGACCCGTTCTATCTCTCATGGAAAGCCAAGGAGTACGACTTCCGCACGCGCTTCATCGAACTGGCGGGCGAAATCAACCTGAGTATGCCCTACCACGTGGTGAGCACCACGCTGGAAGCCCTGAACAAGCAGAAGAAGACGCTCAACGGCTCCAAGGTGCTGGTGCTGGGCGTGTCATATAAAAAAGACATTGACGATCTGCGCGAATCACCTTCGCTCACCGTGATTGAGCTGCTGCAAAAAGAAGGTGCGGAAGTTTTCTACAACGATCCTTACTTCGAATATGTGGGACGCGGCCGCAAATACGATCTGCAGATGCACAACACGCCGCTCGATAACCTGGCGCAGTATGCCGCGGTGCTGATCGTGACCGACCACTCGGACTACGACTACGCGAAGATCGTCCGCGAAGCCAGCCTGGTGGTGGACACGCGCAACGCGACGAAAGGAATTGAGGCGGAGAACATCGTCCGCTGCTGA